The genomic interval GGTTTTGTAATTGGTATAAACGTCTTATGGCGAGAGTAATTGGGGTGTcggtaataaaacaaaaatgaggaTATACAGTTTGATCGAAAGTAATTTTCCTAAGCGTCGTTTGCATTATTCTAATGAGTTTAGTCGGAAATGTGTTCACAGCTCGTTAGTATGAATCGGCGACGGGCAACCCGGCGCCCTTAATCCACGACCACGCGGCTAACTACCTTATGTATTTGTATGCATATGGAataatatacagatatacaatTTTACCACATGACTGACTCAACTGAAATCCCACGCGCAACTTAACGTCATGCATCATAAAATATTCGCCTAATAATCCTAGAACAACGGACTAGGTATAATATTGACCATTTTAGATTAAGACAATTCGCCATTAACAATAAGTGCAATATCGTCGGAATCTATTTCCATGAAATATAGTAGTTTGGTCTAATTTTTCGGCCCTCCCTTTCCCCGATGTTCTCGTtctactttcaatttccaaatGCCTTCAGTGATTTTTTGTAATACGCCACCCCCAAAGCGCGTCACAGAGGTACCCGAGTCGTTCGTAAGGCGGCAGCACGAACaaggttgaaaattcattttcagcaTGCTGATATAAACCCTGATGGCAGCTAGTGGTGGCGTTTCTAAGCTGATGCGATGCGATGGATGCAGTGCGACTATCGACTGGACTGTCTCGCCCAATGAAAATCGTACAAGTCGTCAAGACGCCGTGACGTAATTAGTGACACGTTGGCAGTCGGTCTAGTCTGTCTTTTCGGCGACGGTGTTCggtattttttctcacattatAGTAAAAACTcagtatttatatttttaatgtaaaaaatgggaataaagtCGGCTCAGTTACCGGCGTGGATTTGATAAAACTAAAGTCGCGGCCGAGTCTGTCGGATTCTTAAACCCAAACCAATCTGTCGGACGTTCGTTTCTCAATGCTCGACTCAATGCCCAGGACAGGCGGAGGCGCAATTCGGTATTCGTTGATCAAGGGGTGGGGAAAGATACGCAACCGTTTAAACCGGAGTTAGGGAGGGGCGGAAACCGAGTTAAAACGCAGCTGCTGTCAGTCACCTCGCGAACGCGGTGCGGTTTTGTTCTTCAAAGTATTGATGGAAGGGTGTCCGTCGGGATTTAATCTAAGACAGTGTTGTGTCGAGTTTTAAATCCGCGAAATTAAACTACACGTGATTGAATAGAAAAACACAAGACCATGTCGATGTCGTCGGACATGAGTTTAATGGACCTCCTATTCGACAGGGAGGATCCCATGCTCAAAGACACTATTAAACACGAGTCCGTTCTTATGGATGACGAATGTAGGGAAGACGCTATTGTGGTGAGTATAAAATTACGttacgataaaattattgtttATCTTTCTCACACCGCGCGCCTTCTGTCAACGAATTAGGGGAGGATACCCCCTTCGAATCTACACTCTGCCTGAAATATTTATCGTCGTTTCATCCAATTGCTCGTTGAGTCACACTCCCAGTATAAATTATTCGAGTGTACCGATCCGCCTGCTGGTGATTCGAGTATACCCGGTAGATTGGAATGGAGAAACGGTATGTTACGGTACTTTTTAGTCAAGTATTCGATGGGACTCCGGATTCCAAGAGTACAGTCTGCGTTTCAAGAGAGCTCAAAACATTTCAGATATCACATCTGATTCAAGATACATTATCAAAACTTGTCTTACGCAATCACAACGAATCGCAAACACCGTATCTTTCGGTGCCCGTAACGCGTGcgtatttcaaaataattttaccgatAAACAGCGGTACATGAATTGGAAGTGAGTTATTTCTCTGaatgagaaatcgaaaaaaacttcTCTCCGGTATTCGAATTATGAGAAGAACATTAGGGTCCCAAAGTGGACCATGTGCACTTGGTATCCTTGTCAAAACAGCTTGTAACTAAAATAGAATATTCAGTCGCAACAACTTGCGCTAAATTTTAACTCTGCACTGTTAGACAAAGAGCTGGTTTTCGAACTTGACGGGTTTATAGCGATATTCAGCTGAGAGTACATGCCATATGGCAAGATTCTACTACACGTGCCCATCGGCGCCGGCAGTGCTACCGCTAGAAGCGTAGCCGCCATCTTGGTCCATCGACTATTAGCAATCGTATTTCATCGGTCGTAGTGTTATGCtgctaaaattaaaaaaacaaaacgatgaTTATGAGGAACTATCTGTACCCGGCCTTCAGATTTACCTGATTCAAATTGTCGAATAAACggcaatttttgatttttaatttcgcgTGTCATGATGGGGGCGTAAGTTAATGGCTAGTAGATATTGTACTTTCACCTACACAAAACTGTGGAATAAGCAGACGCAGATTACATATGGTAAACTTTCCATGCGGCTGGTTGACTTGCCAAGAAACTCGTCCGCGAACCAGTACCACGATGCTAGTACCTTTTTCTCCGTTATAAACAATCATCTATAACTAGTTCATTCATTATTGGCGCACGTATGATGTGGACACAGTTGGATCTCATTGTTCTAACTAGTGTTGGCGTTAAATGTTGTAAATTATACCGAAGACTCGTTAGacaataatggtaataaaacTAACATCATTTTGATAAATGTATCCGTAAGCagatatgtaataataataataatgtaactTTCTGTCGGAATTGCATAAGCGAGatgacaacgaaaaaaaaaaaagattaccaTGAGTCAGATAAGATTCCGACCCTCGACCCATATCGACAACTATATAACACGACATGTGATCGAAAACCTACATCTATGGAGTCGCAGGAAAGGCATGGTATGAAATCATAGTGTATGAGATGAATGTTCTTGCATTATAAACCAGGATCGTAGGCTTTCTCTTAGGTTGACGGAGCTTCAACCTGCAGGGGTCCTCCGAAATCTAAATTACTTCGCCATACCGGATGACGCATTCGGCAAATATACGTCGTCAGCGTCAGCAAAGTGACGCGatgttcgaagaaaaaaaccgcagTTGGGGTCacagaggaaaagaaattttgttGTTTACACCACAATCGAATTTCTGCTGCAGATCGCACTGCAATTTGTGGagggaatttaaaaaacaataagaaggAAAGAGCTCGCCGATCGTTGCATCATCCCCTGCGCAAATAACATTCAACCCCGTATCACTGTATTGTGCACCTTTGatggatttttttaaaaataaaacaagcaTCAACGACGCAACTGAATACTGtactttaattttcattaaaactgATTGTGGTCCATATTTGAAAGGACGAGTTATATTCACGATACGTATAgaggtatgtacgtaggtatatacgagtatatgtatgtgacgATGCAGATTGGCAACATTTTATTACAACTGCTACGAAATGTTGGCGAGTCGTGACCTAGTTGAAACTAGTCCCAGAgactatttctttctttatcttttttttatttttacgtttctgttgttccttttttctttttttatcaatatcgaTAACGATCTTCGAACTAGAATGCAAACCGGAGATACCAAATAAACGGATGCTcgtgaaaatcgataattCGATATATACTTATGCACATATGCACACTTTATTGTACGGACGTTGAACGTGATTCATTCGTTGTTTGTTTCCGGAGATTTCTTATCGAAATTTACAAGTAGATTTACGGGGAACAACAATTGTCGGAGAAATCTATTTGCATTGCTTCTTCTATCTATAATTTCTTCAATGTGTTAGATACCAGCTTTCGtgcattttcaaaaaatcttaaACCTCGTTCTCGCTCAGAAGAAGAATTAATTCGTTGCGATAAAAGTAGCCGAGCTCGCATCGATGGGTTTCGGAGACGAGtaattaccaaaaaaaaaagtcatttcgACCCAGATGttataaaaatcattcggAACAGCCGTGTACGCGTTCTCATGACACGTACGATCCCCGAGCGCGTTCCTCACGACGTGCAGTAATTCTATTGAGGAAACATATGACCAACATTCCCGCAGCTGTTACATCACCGAGATTTCGTTCGTCATCATTAACTTTGTCCGCATCAGTTGCACTCGttagtatttatttttatttttttcgtctacaTAGTCAGAGCTGATCGTCTTATCGCGCGGCGTGTGACAATAATATGCTTACATATCGCTGGTGCGTTTGCGTGTAATGCGCCTTGACTGTATGATCCATTTTAATATATTAGAGTTGTATACATCCGCTAATTGTGCGGGCAACTTTATCTTCCACATAAAACATATGCACAAATAGCTCCAAGGAAATATGCGTCACATTGATACACGAAATGTACAAACGCGGGATACGCGAATGCGAAGACAAACCTTTTACTACAGCCGCATGTGAGTTTATTTGTGAGCGGCGtctcgtatatgtatatgtatgtatgtacgtatgaatTCGGTTTTGGTGGGGGTTAAGATCCGTTATATCTTACGGGACCTTGTACCTGcgaatttataaattcaaGCGGACGGAGTGGAGATTAATTTAAGTTTAATTAGTGTATATCTGCCACACGCTCGATTAATATTTGCGTGTATGTAGATACAACAGCCATTCCAAGGCATAAAATTATCCGAGGCATTGTTACCATTTATCTCACTCGTATAGatacggagcgaagaactcttTATATCTGGTTCAGGTGAAGAACAATATTTTCGGAAGCACCGGAGCATTCGCCAATTAGAATATAACtactcgtgaattttattacatatacgGTGCGTTGCGTGGGCGCTCTTGAAAGAGGGTCaagaaaatcataaatataCTCACATGCGAAACCGGTCGACGCTCGTTCATCGAGAGATGTTACCTCGGACGTATCTTCTTCACGGTCCTTCTCTCCGCACATCACTCGATTTTCTTAGAAAGTCCCCTCTGTACGCTGTGGATGCCggggaatgaaaattgaattatttttttgctcggcTGCAGCCGCGTCTCGTACACGTCTATGTCTTGTCTCTTTCGCTTCCGCGTGCAGACCTATAGCTCTTGTTATTTTCTCCGGTGACGCCTCGGGATTTCCCTGCGAAGCTCGTCCCGACACTCCATCGTAATCTCTAGCCGTTTGATATTCTCTTCATTCGCTCTGCACTGTGCGTTCCGCACTATTTGCGAACTTTTTCGCTGGGTATTCAAATATCATGCAAAAATTATGCTCGAATTCATTATCTTTAATGCAAAATTAAGGCGAAACGATGAACTACGAGGACTGCGAACGGAAGAAACATCCTCGATTCCGTTGAAGACTTCATTAAACGCTCTGAAAAGCACGGGGAACACATAGGCTAAGGAGTCGATCCCGGTATACCTACGCGAAATTTTACCAAACAAAATTATCCTTAATGCCGATCCACGTTGTATAATCCACGTTCATAATACTCCGTACCATTGGATAACTTCGTTAAGATAATCAATTTTCCAGCCCGTTTGCCCGGCCTAGTTAACAAAATTTAATCTCATATTACGTGATCATCAGCTCGCGAACAAGAAAACTGATTTCCAAGGCTGTTGCTACCTGCGGTAGGCATCTTACGCTCACGATCGGTGATAAGAAATATGTGCATATATGTTCAGtcgttatgtttttttttttttcccgcctaGGCATACATCAGAAATGTACAGGCTCGAACTCGGACTTGAACCTCGCAGTGCGCGCAGCAGCGACGTGTATCGTATAAAAATGCGTACATCATGTGAGCCACCGTTGAACGGTTTCAATCTCGGTTACAATCGTTCCTACTGTATATTTTCACAAAATGATccgctttttcattttacacgcTCTTCCGGAACTCTCCTAAATTTCTCCTGCAGCTGTACAAACTATTCATCGAGGCGTGAAGCTAGCCTCCCCCTGTACACCAACCGCAGAGTTTCCTGTGTTAATTTTATcgtgaaaatatgaaattcgcGATGTTTTCTAATCGTTTACCTCCTGAATCCTGAATTTCCACACGTATAGCTACTTCAACTCTACCCTAATTATTTGTCACGTTAGCACAAACTGCGGTGCGActgtaaatttcaaattgatcgtCTTGCGAGCGCGATATATTCCCATAGGTAGGCAGACAATATCTCCGTTGACCCGTGACTTATAGGTAGGACTTTTCAATACGATAACCGGTTCACTGGTTCCGTCGTACCGAGAAGAAATTAGTgccaaaatagaaaatatcgctctacttttttcttgcGGGGTGTGCCAACCGGGCGTTAAAAGACTCGGGGCCGCTTATCATCTTTCCGCATCCCTAAGCCTGCAACGCGCGTCAATAATAATTCTGTATGTAGGTCCGCACGAATCGATATTAATAACGTAGCCGTGGTAGAGTTTTCATTCTCCCTCGTCGGCTGCATATCTCAGGCATTTACTCGATATCGATGATTTATTAAAGAATTTTCATAACGGAATGGTGTTTCGAACATTGAATAGCCACGAAACGTCGATCTCTGTCTGATATTGAAAGCGAAGGTGAATAATCAATTGGAATGACCTCACGTTAAACAGCAATctcgattgattttcttcCAGACAGAAGAATGGCCGACCAATCCGGACGACTTTCTGGACTCTATATTCAAACTGGACAATCAGTTCAACCTTATCGACAGCGACCTGGTCGCGATtccctcctcgtcgtcggacAGCGGCCTTTCCAGCGCGCTGAGTTCTTGCGAACAACAGCTGAGCCCCCTTTTACCCATCGAAGATGACCAGGTGGAATTCAACTCGGATTTGAACAGCCCCCAGGAATTCGTCGACTTCGATACCCTGGGGAGTCCGAATCAATCTTCGGAATTCAGCCCCGAAAGTCCGATCGACAGCCCCATCCGTTCGGTGATGAGTTCGAACGTGGGATCTCCTGGAACAGACGCCACCGAAGAAATGGACTTCGAACATACCTTGGTAAACGTTGTCGACCCTAATTCCGTCGATGATGCAACTTCGCAGGAAGCCCATATCGTCGAACcaccgcagcagcagcaacagcaaatCGTAAACTTCAGTGAGTGGTTGATTCTctctaaaaattaaatttcagaaaatatcaaaaccAACGAATGCTCCGATTATATTCTCGGATTCGAATCGAATGTCTCTCGCATCCTACAGAGACGCGAACATGTTCTCCGAGCGGGGAGAAAGCTCTGTCCCGATACAGAAGAGCACACGTACGATAAATCGCGTATTTCAGGACTCGGCGAAGCAAAAGCCTGCAGCGAATGCCTTTGGGGCAAATTAACTTGACAGATGATGCGTCATCGCTGTATAAATTCCTTGCGGAGTGTACGGCGCCTCGTTTTATACGGCGGAGTGATGTAATATCTTGAGCCGGGTTCACGTCTCCCCTGACCTCGTTTACTTTCTTTGCATGTTCGGGACGCGGAATATTCATCATCATTTATTAGATTCTTCGAGACTGCTGGTCGCCAATTTGTTGTGCCCCGACCGTTttgtatttattcaaatttttacggACTCGTCGCGAGTGACTTAAAAACTGATTCTGGAACATTATTCGCATGATACGTCTTTCTTAACGATGAACGAATTGTTACTGTTACAGACGTAGTGGCCCAGCATCGGCCTGAAATACCTCCAGAGGCGACAATCAATCTCCGTAACCTTCAGAGTAACAAACGTAACAACATTAGACAATTAATTCGAGTGACGCCGGTCGGTTCAGGTAATCCAAGATCGATACTCCTCCCCGTCAGTTTGAAGGACATGAAGGAAGTCCGAACGATTAAAATAATCAACGCGGCGCAAGCCAGGAATCTAAAGGGTCTCAAGATCAACCAAGGCAACGTAATAAGCAAACCCCTCTCGGTgagtcaaatttcaaaaaacaagACAAAACTGATAATCGGCAAACCGAGTCGCGGACGTACAAATTTCATAGTGTCCGATGTATTTGAAAGTAACtcgttttcgtcattcgaTCTGTTTCAACAGGTGAACATAAAACACGACGATTCGGGCAGCGAAAAGGGTGGAATTTCGAGCGACGAAGTATCGGAAACGGAATCCCCCTACCCGAGACTAAAGTTGAACACGGAAGAGAAACGTCTGCTgcaaaaagaaggaatcacTCTGCCGTCTCATTACCCATTAACAAAGCACGAGGAACGCGAGTTAAAACGAATCCGACGTAAAATCCGCAACAAGATTTCCGCCCAAGACTcgcgaaaaaggaaaaaggagtaCGTCGACGGGCTAGAAGACAGAGTAAAACAGTGCACCGAAGAGAACATGACTCTTCTGAAACGCATAAAGGCATTGCAGAGCCAAAACCAGAGTCTAGCCGGACAACTTAAAAGGCTACAGACGCTCATACAAAATAGTAACAAGAGCGCACAGCCTGCGACTTGTCTTATGGTTCTGCTGCTCTCTCTAGCCTTGGTCGCTGTGCCAAATCTTCGCCCGCATTCGCACGCCAGCAACAACAATGAGCTTGTACAGGAACAGGAGCAGTCGGAAAAAATGCCCCCACTTGCAGGTAATTTGAATTCATTCACTCGCTCACTGTGTTCTGTCCGTTGCCATTATTTCATTAAAACACGCTCCTCGACCCTATCCCTCCAAGGCGTAAATGAATAtcaaacacgaaaaaaaaaaaaatacccgaaAAGGAAACTAGTTTTTCCTGAACTTCTGTTTCGGCGGTGACTGCCGGAATCagaaaaagaatgtcgtttcttcggaGTTTCATTATAAAAGTCTACTAGGTTTAGATGGTTCACGGTCAAAGTCATGTGATTATACCTTCTCGACGGGCGATGTTTCCTCACGGTCCCGGCCATGGTTTGGTTCACGTAGCGTTTCTTCCCCTCCGTCTCTCAACGATTGGATGGATCTAGCGTTGGGTTGCTCCGGGACATTGACCCCGACGAGATTGTGAAAGGCAGAACTGAAACATGAAGCgcacttctttttctcctggATGGTCCTTTTACTTTTAGTCTATATAACTCCTATGGGATCGCGGTCAGAGTTTGGAAGcatgaaaaattatcctcgCAAGATTTCAGCGACGCTCGTTGCTCTTCGGATTAATGGATTTGAGTCGCTAAAAAATCACGGTACGATGCGGACTTTGGGATGTAGTACGATCAAATGAAGATGAGGTAGATTTTCACCGTAACTCGACTACACATCGCGACTTTTTATCAGTTAAAATTACTTGATACGGTCGGAAATTATCGATTGGCGTCGATCGTAGCTGATATCAAACCCGCTAATTTATAACAGTGATAATTACCAGCGATGGGGAGAAAGGAGTAGAAATTATTGACACCGTTTCAGTGCATCGTAAATTATTCTTCGTCTGCGTTTTGCTGCTCCTGTTTTATGAACTCGGATCTCAAGTGTTCGTCGCTATAGACCGGCAAATTTCGCCGAGTATT from Athalia rosae chromosome 1, iyAthRosa1.1, whole genome shotgun sequence carries:
- the LOC105686098 gene encoding cyclic AMP response element-binding protein A-like translates to MSMSSDMSLMDLLFDREDPMLKDTIKHESVLMDDECREDAIVTEEWPTNPDDFLDSIFKLDNQFNLIDSDLVAIPSSSSDSGLSSALSSCEQQLSPLLPIEDDQVEFNSDLNSPQEFVDFDTLGSPNQSSEFSPESPIDSPIRSVMSSNVGSPGTDATEEMDFEHTLVNVVDPNSVDDATSQEAHIVEPPQQQQQQIVNFNVVAQHRPEIPPEATINLRNLQSNKRNNIRQLIRVTPVGSGNPRSILLPVSLKDMKEVRTIKIINAAQARNLKGLKINQGNVISKPLSVNIKHDDSGSEKGGISSDEVSETESPYPRLKLNTEEKRLLQKEGITLPSHYPLTKHEERELKRIRRKIRNKISAQDSRKRKKEYVDGLEDRVKQCTEENMTLLKRIKALQSQNQSLAGQLKRLQTLIQNSNKSAQPATCLMVLLLSLALVAVPNLRPHSHASNNNELVQEQEQSEKMPPLAGRSRSLLYTKQLLGEDLQQCGEELLQEVEGLLDHDYSPIVAVPAHKRPRLDPDSVAKQTSPYDYVGGTLGQGSDFLEVKASRRFIEPPLDDVWPPPKPGGEVATKIVDKLEALTNELKINISDADGTRTVLLKVPQEQ